The genomic DNA TTTTTCTTTTGAACCTTATCTAGAAACGGATAGTCTCCAAAAATGGTAAAATTACCTGATTTCAATCCATGTATAACTTGATTTCCAGTTACATTTCGAGGAACTACAAACTCGACCCCTTCTACTTCTTTGCGAATTTTTTCAACATCACCTATCGTCAAGTTTATTTTCCTCCCTTCTTGGAATCCTTTAAATGCCTTCGACGTTCTTGTTCCCGTCATAAAAACGCTGTTTGTAGCAAAATCTCCAAACATACTATTAAAACCATTTTCTATCCCTTTAGCAGCTCCTAATAATCCTACTAATAGCAATATCCCCCAAAACGCTCCAAAAATGGTAATTGCCGTTCTTGTTTTATTTTTACGAATACTACCGTAAATCTCCTGCCAAGTGTCTTTGTCAAATAAAAATTTCATACTAATCTGCTCTTAATGCTACAATAGGTTTGATACTTGCTGCTCTTTTAGCTGGTAAATACCCTGCAATAATACCGGCAATAATTAAAGTTATTGTGGCTCCCACCACTACTGGTGTTGAAACTCCTGGATTTAAAATAAAATAGTCTTCCAAACTTGGGCCTATCAGCTCCAAAATTCCTACACCTATCATTAATCCAACATACCCAGATAACGCTGTTATAAATACTGACTCTAGCAAAATCATAGAAACAATCACCTTAGGAGTTGCTCCTACTGCCTTTCTTATTCCTAATTCTTTAGTCCGTTCTTTAACCACATATACCATAATATTGCTAATACCTACTACTCCAGCAATTAATGTTCCCATTCCTATGATTAAAATAAGAATACTTAAGCCAACGATCATTCCAGAAACCTCCTTATTATCAGAAGCGTAATTCCTTACCCTAATTCCTCTTTGATCATTGGGTGCTATATCATGTTTTTCTTTTAATTCTTTTCGCATTTTATTACTAAATGCTATTGCTTCATCAATACTCAGTTCAGGGTTATAAGTCATACCAAATTCGTCTATATGATCATTATTTCCATAAATCTGCTGCATTGTTGTAAATGGAGTATAAATAAACCTCTCGTCACTATCTCCTCCTGGATCTGAAAAAACACCAATTACTCTATAAACAATTCCTCCAATATTCAATTCTTTTCCATAAGCACTTAATTGACCAAATAAATCCTTTTCTACCATTCTTCCAATCACAACAATTTTTGATTTTTGTTTGACATCTCTTAAGTTTAAAAAGCGACCTTCTGTAATTTGAGCAGACTCTAATAAATCATATTTAGGATATACTCCTCTTAAGGTGTAAGTATCTTGCTCTTCTTTATACACTACTTGAACATTTCTTTGTATTCGTGGGCTTATCATTTGAATTTGATCTGCATATCTTTCCTTTAAAAATTCAAAATCTTCATTTTTAAATTGAATTTTTCTTCCACTTTGTTTTCCTTTATAAGGCTTTGTTGTTCTATTGGGCCATATATAAATAGAATTAATAGCATCTTTTGCAAACTCATTTTTAAATGTATTTTGCAAGCCATTTCCTATACCAAATAAAAGTGTAAACAATAAAATAGCAAAAGCTACCGTAAATCCTGATAAGGCTGAACGCAACTTATTTTTACTAATACTTTGAAATATTTCTCTCCAACGATCTAAATCAAACATAATTAAACGGCTTTTGATGTAACTCCTGTTAACTCATCACTAATAATTACACCATCTTTTAATCGAACTATTCTTTTTGTTTGCTCTGCTACCTCTTCTTCATGTGTAATTACAAAAACAGTCATTCCTTCATCATTGATTTCTTTTAGCAAATCCATTACTGAATTTGTAGTGGTAGAATCTAAAGCTCCTGTTGGTTCATCTGCTAAAACTACTTTAGGCTTAGTAGCTAAGGCACGAGCTATTGCAACTCTTTGTTTTTGTCCTCCTGACAATTCATTAGGTAAATGATTTGCCCAATCTTTTAGCCCCACTTTCTCCAAGTAATCCAATGCTATTTGGGCACGTTCCTTTCTTGGAACTCCTTTATAATATAGTGGCAATGCTACATTTTCTAATGCTGTCTTGTATGAAATCAAATTAAAGGATTGAAAAATAAAACCTAAAAATTTATTTCTAAGAATTGCCGCTTTTTTTTCATTTAAGTTCTCTATCAATTCCCCATTTAAATAATACGCTCCTTCATCATGAGAATCCAATAATCCAACAATATTTAACAATGTTGACTTTCCTGATCCAGAAGATCCCATAATAGAAACAAATTCTCCTTCTTTAATGTGTAAATCAATTCCTTTTAAAACATGTAAAGAATCTTTGCCTATTGGATAAGACTTATGAAGTCCTTTTATATCTATCATATTTTTGGGTTAGTTTTATATTAAAAAGATGCTATTTTATCAATTACTGATCATAAGACGTTGCTTATACTATTTTGTTACATAAATTTGCTGTAAAACTATTTTATATTATTCATAATGAAACTACCCCTTAATAAGAAGATTATTTTATTTGATGGAATTTGTAACTTATGTAACAATGCTGTTATTAAGGTGATTCAATATGATAAAGCGGATGCTTTTGTTTTTGCCTCACTACAATCTGATACAGGTAAGTTTATCATTCATAAAATAGGAATAAATACTATTGAAATTGACTCTATTATTTTATATGAACCGGCTATTTCTTATGATATAAAATCTACTGCTATCTTAAAAATCATGAACGAATTTGGAGGTTGGTGGAAAGTTACCTTGCTCTTTTGGATATTCCCTGAATTTATACGAAATATGGTCTATGACTTTATTGCCAAGAGAAGATACAAATGGTTTGGCAAAAGAGAAAGTTGCATGGTTCCTAACCATCGCTTAAAATCGAAATTTCTAACATAAAAAAGCCCCAAAAAGGGGCTTTTCGACTACAAACCAACGTTTATAGATTCTTCAGGGGAAGGTTCTTATAAAATTCAAAACGAATCCCTATTTCATAACTACTATTATAAACTATAATTCTTATAATCTATTAGCATTCTTCTTCTTAAATATTTGGCGGCAGCAAATATAATAATTCTATTATTTTAAATTTTGAGAATTATCAAAAATCTATCAATTTTTACGGTTTTAATTTAAAATACTTAACATCTCTTAACTTTTAGTAAGTATTTTATTTAAAATCATATCATACTATCTTTAAAAACCTTTAATAGAGAAGCTTAATTAAAATATATTTTAGATGCTCCTAAACCTACCGCTGTTCCGTATTTTTCTTCTTTTGTTATTAAATCTATTACGGATAATTTACTCAAAGATTTAAAAGCATACTCTACTGTATATAAATCGTTATTCTTAACAGCCATTCCGTAAATTTTTCCAACTTCAACACCTTCTTTAGCTAATTCTGTTGCGTTTTCTTCTATCTGATATACTTTTTCTTCTGATGGCGAATAATAATATATCTTACCATTTGCAATATACATTTTCGTACTTCTCTTATTCTCAGAAAACTGCAACTCCTTTACAACCTCAGCAGTAGCTAAATTTATAAAAGATATAGCAGAAGATGTAGAGGTTAATACACTAGTATAATCAGCATTATAGGTTAATGGTTTCCCTTCAGAAAGTACTACTAAATTTCCTTGGTTGTCAAAAAATATTTCATCCGGATTATCTTTTACTGTAACTTTTGTAACTGCATTATTTGCCGCCAAATCTATTATAGAAATAATATTATTAGACGAATAAGCTCCTAAATGAGAAACATATAACTTATTCTCTTTAGCTAAAATGCGCTCTACACCGTTGTCTAAAGAAATAGTTCCAGTTTCTAAAGTATTCGTTGATAAGTTTAATACTGCAACATAGTCATCTGTAGTAGTAGCTCCATCTCCCCAGTTTGTTATATAACCTTTTCCATTACTAATTGCCATATATCTTGGGTTCTTTAAACCTGTTTTAATTTCAGATTTCTTTTTAAAAGTATATCGATCTACAACAACAATCGTATTTGCATCATTTAATATGATATATGCATCTGTATCACTAAATGTAATAGATTGTATCAAACCTCCTAATTGACTATTGTTAACTCCTGTATAAATAAAAGTTCTTGCCAAACTATTTAAATCTTCATCTATATAAGATATTGATCCATCTTTATTTCCAAAGTTTCCTTCCGCACTAACAATAATACCATTGTCGTAGCTTCCTAAAGACTGAGGTAAATCATTATTATCACTAGAACATGATGTAAAAACTAAGCTTATTATGAATAGTTTTAAAATTAGCTTTGTAATTTTCATTTGTATTTAAAATTTATGGTTTATGTTTATATTAAAATTCCTACCTGGCATTGGACGTAAATTTGAGAAATAATAAGCTTCGTTAAAGATATTATTGATTTTTACCCCTATCGATACTTTATTCGCTTTTTTATTAAAAACCCTAGCATTAAATCCTATATTACTAACACTTAGCTCATTCAATGAATAAAAATCTAAATTAATTCCGTTAGTATATACTTTGCTTTCATACAGGCTTTGGACATACATTCCTAACCATTTATACCTATAATCTATATTAAAATTCAATAAATGCTTCGGTACATATGGTAATATTGTATTGCTACCTTTATCTTTAGCAATTGTAAACAAATAATTTGACGAAAGTTTTATATGATGCTTATTGAGTTTTAATTGCCAATCAAAAAACGCTTCCATTCCCTTATTAATCACATCAGCTACATTTGAAGGTTTCCATAAATTAGTTCCTCCTGTAGGCAGCCACAGTATCTTATCTTTAGTATTGATATAAAATGCCGTTGCCGAAATTTTTATATTCTCATTTTTAAAATCAATTCCTATTTCTCCTTGAATTGCCTTTTCAGGAAGTAAATTTAAATTCCCTATGATCGGCCAATATAATTCATTGAATGTAGGACCTCTGTAATTGGTTGACACATTTCCTTTTAACGAAATTCCATCCGTCATTTGCTGGGTAGCTCCTAATGAAAGTGACAGCGGTACTGAAAAATCAGAATTCAACTCTTTTCTTAAATTGAAAGCTGTAGTTAATGTGTTCGTTGGTTTATATATTATTTCTCCTAAAAAAGAAAATACTTTTCTGTATTTCGGTAATATTTTATTCGTTTTACCCTTAACCCAATCATAAATCATGGCATATTTGACATTAAGGAGATTTGAAAATTTATAATTTAAGCTATAATTTATACCATACTGCTCTGAACTTCCGAAATTAAATCTTTTCGTATCTTTGTTTGTGTAGTACCGGTACTCTTGCGTTAGATAAGATACATTTACCAACTGTGTAAATTTTGAAAAGGAATATCTCCATTTTACTAAATTTCTTTGATTAAAATCTTCATTTCTCTCACTACCAGAAGCTGGGTTAGGCAAGCCGCTAGAGAGTAAACGATCTCCATAATATCCTGTGGTATAAAAGAAAAGCTGGTTTTTTTTTGAAAACTGATACCCTATACCAAAATTAATACCATAATTTTTATAAGCTCCATTTTCATTTTTAAGATGTTCGTTTGAATTTTTGTATCTCGTATCAATATATTCATAATCGTTCTTAGAATAATTAATTGTAGAAGATAGTTTTATCGCTACATTACCTACTCCTATATTCGTTTTAAAAAAATTTGATGTTGTGTTAAAACTACCGTACGAAGAAAATAACTGGAAGTTTTTATGTTCTTTAAAATTTAAGTTATCGTTCAAATGAATAGCTCCTCCTATAACTCCTGAGCCATACTTAGCACTTCCGCCCCCACTGTTTACAATCACCTCATCGGAAACACTTACAGGCAAGGAATTAAAATCTACTTGACCGTTTCCTAAACTATTTATTTGAATTCCATTCCATAAAACTACAGTATTTGAGCCAGATGTACCTCTAAAACGTGCTGTACTCACCCCCCCATTTCCATAATCTTTTAAAGCTATTGGACTATTATATCTTAATAAGCTCGTAAAATTTGAAGGATTCTTCTTCAATTGTTTGATGCCTATTCTCAAACTCTTTTGTCCTACCGTAACACCTCCGTTAGTTACCTTTTTTCCTCGAACTACGACTTCTTTCAAAATATTTGATATAGAATCATTTTGAGCAAAAGAATTAAATGCAATGATAAAAAATACTATATAAAATATATGTCCCCTCATAAATACGTCAACTTTTATCCCGAAAGTTTTTTATTTTTTGATAATGGCAGGTCTCCTGACTTGCGTTTTATAACCAACCTTCCCATTTATAAATAAACAGTGGTAAAAGTTACAGTTATAACCTTTTTTAGCTCACAGTTGCGGGAACAGTTTCGGACTTTAACCGAATTCCCTTTTAATTTAATATTCTGAATATTAAAACCAAAATCGAAGCAAATGTAATTTAAAAATTGTTATTACAGAATAGTTTTGTAATCTTGTCTAAAAATATTTTCATGAAACAACAATATTATTCCCTTATTTTACTTCATTTTTTATTATTATTTTCTTGCAAAAAAGCTGCAAAAACTGAAATTAAAGAGTACAACTCTTTATCAACTATCAAGTATGCAAAAGGTTTCGATATTATTGATGATGGAGCTACTAAAACCTTACTGATAAAAAGCCCTTACAGAAATGCTAAACGAGAATTTGCATACACTATTCATAAGAGTACTTCGCCTAATACTGCTAAAAATGCTATTAAAGTGCCTATCAATAAGGTTGTAGTTACTAGTACCACCCACATTCCTATGTTAGAGCTCCTTCAAAAGGAAACCAC from Tenacibaculum maritimum NCIMB 2154 includes the following:
- a CDS encoding YncE family protein yields the protein MKITKLILKLFIISLVFTSCSSDNNDLPQSLGSYDNGIIVSAEGNFGNKDGSISYIDEDLNSLARTFIYTGVNNSQLGGLIQSITFSDTDAYIILNDANTIVVVDRYTFKKKSEIKTGLKNPRYMAISNGKGYITNWGDGATTTDDYVAVLNLSTNTLETGTISLDNGVERILAKENKLYVSHLGAYSSNNIISIIDLAANNAVTKVTVKDNPDEIFFDNQGNLVVLSEGKPLTYNADYTSVLTSTSSAISFINLATAEVVKELQFSENKRSTKMYIANGKIYYYSPSEEKVYQIEENATELAKEGVEVGKIYGMAVKNNDLYTVEYAFKSLSKLSVIDLITKEEKYGTAVGLGASKIYFN
- a CDS encoding thiol-disulfide oxidoreductase DCC family protein; the protein is MKLPLNKKIILFDGICNLCNNAVIKVIQYDKADAFVFASLQSDTGKFIIHKIGINTIEIDSIILYEPAISYDIKSTAILKIMNEFGGWWKVTLLFWIFPEFIRNMVYDFIAKRRYKWFGKRESCMVPNHRLKSKFLT
- a CDS encoding ABC transporter permease, with the protein product MFDLDRWREIFQSISKNKLRSALSGFTVAFAILLFTLLFGIGNGLQNTFKNEFAKDAINSIYIWPNRTTKPYKGKQSGRKIQFKNEDFEFLKERYADQIQMISPRIQRNVQVVYKEEQDTYTLRGVYPKYDLLESAQITEGRFLNLRDVKQKSKIVVIGRMVEKDLFGQLSAYGKELNIGGIVYRVIGVFSDPGGDSDERFIYTPFTTMQQIYGNNDHIDEFGMTYNPELSIDEAIAFSNKMRKELKEKHDIAPNDQRGIRVRNYASDNKEVSGMIVGLSILILIIGMGTLIAGVVGISNIMVYVVKERTKELGIRKAVGATPKVIVSMILLESVFITALSGYVGLMIGVGILELIGPSLEDYFILNPGVSTPVVVGATITLIIAGIIAGYLPAKRAASIKPIVALRAD
- a CDS encoding ABC transporter ATP-binding protein, with product MIDIKGLHKSYPIGKDSLHVLKGIDLHIKEGEFVSIMGSSGSGKSTLLNIVGLLDSHDEGAYYLNGELIENLNEKKAAILRNKFLGFIFQSFNLISYKTALENVALPLYYKGVPRKERAQIALDYLEKVGLKDWANHLPNELSGGQKQRVAIARALATKPKVVLADEPTGALDSTTTNSVMDLLKEINDEGMTVFVITHEEEVAEQTKRIVRLKDGVIISDELTGVTSKAV
- a CDS encoding TonB-dependent receptor plug domain-containing protein; its protein translation is MRGHIFYIVFFIIAFNSFAQNDSISNILKEVVVRGKKVTNGGVTVGQKSLRIGIKQLKKNPSNFTSLLRYNSPIALKDYGNGGVSTARFRGTSGSNTVVLWNGIQINSLGNGQVDFNSLPVSVSDEVIVNSGGGSAKYGSGVIGGAIHLNDNLNFKEHKNFQLFSSYGSFNTTSNFFKTNIGVGNVAIKLSSTINYSKNDYEYIDTRYKNSNEHLKNENGAYKNYGINFGIGYQFSKKNQLFFYTTGYYGDRLLSSGLPNPASGSERNEDFNQRNLVKWRYSFSKFTQLVNVSYLTQEYRYYTNKDTKRFNFGSSEQYGINYSLNYKFSNLLNVKYAMIYDWVKGKTNKILPKYRKVFSFLGEIIYKPTNTLTTAFNLRKELNSDFSVPLSLSLGATQQMTDGISLKGNVSTNYRGPTFNELYWPIIGNLNLLPEKAIQGEIGIDFKNENIKISATAFYINTKDKILWLPTGGTNLWKPSNVADVINKGMEAFFDWQLKLNKHHIKLSSNYLFTIAKDKGSNTILPYVPKHLLNFNIDYRYKWLGMYVQSLYESKVYTNGINLDFYSLNELSVSNIGFNARVFNKKANKVSIGVKINNIFNEAYYFSNLRPMPGRNFNININHKF